Part of the Tachypleus tridentatus isolate NWPU-2018 unplaced genomic scaffold, ASM421037v1 Hic_cluster_2, whole genome shotgun sequence genome is shown below.
tgcatgatgtctgatgttgagtgtgtagtacgtgatctaatgatgatgtgtaataCATGAAGACTTATGTCgggtgtgtagtgcatgatgtctaatATTGGGTGGATAGTCTAAAACAAATCTTATTCACTGTAAAAATgacgtaataaataaaacttaccataAGCACAACTcccaatactattatatttattcagtaacgTTCCACTTCtgatatatctgtttatttctgtGGCTTTACCATGGTGTTATCTTGTATCTAGAATAtggaaactgtaacttgtaataaaatatatttaataaaaacgaaactgttaataaataattctgattggatttctttaaactgattgtattattcactaaaataatcattttacttTTCAGGGGGGCATGTACATATTTCAACTGATGGATTATTATTCTGCCAGTGGAATGACTCTACTGttcactgttttctttcaaactataGCTATTACATGGGTTTATGGTAAGTTTCAAATGCATGTCCTGCATTATTTCTTACGCCACTTCCCACTtcttatatatctgtttatttatatgttgttattcTGTTCCGTAGAATGTGATGATGTATTTTACGTATGTTAATCCTAGGAGGAGCTGTTGTACAATAAACAAGTTAATCTTGAAGGGTGGTATCTTATTATATGCAGGTTAACCCTAGAACATGCTGTTGTACTATATGCAAGTTACccttaaaatatgttgttgtattattctcAAGTTAACCCTAGAATGTGCTGATGTGCTATATTCAAGATGATGATATATTATTCTGAAATTAACTCTAGAATGTGCTGTTGTACTATGTGCAAGCTCTCCCTAAAGATGATGATATATTATTCTCAAGTTAACCGTAGAAGATTGTGTCTTACTCAAGTTTCACTTTAGAGATGATagttaattattcattacatttaatCCTTGTATTATTGTACTCAAAGTCAATAGTTTTTAACAACTTAATTTTTTCTTCGCTTCactttttctagttttttttaactttatctccACAAAGGATCAGATTCGCTATTCATCCTTTAAATTATCTTcttaccttttgttttgttttttaaatttgcgAAGGTTACATatggactgtctgcgctagcatcACTAATATAGTAGTATAAGATTAGAGAGAGGCAGCTAGGTGTCACCActcgccgtcaactcttgggatactcttttaccaacgaatggtgggattaatcatcactttataatgccttcatggcttaaagggcgagcatgtttcgtttgacggggattcggatccacgaccctcagtttacgagtcaagcgccctaaccaccaggggccttttttgtttttaatcttttgtgggattttcagttgttttcattataaactttgaactattaattaacaaatacacTTTTAATTTGTAGATTTGAGTTAATTCAAGTTTTATGTCAAGTGGTTTTTTTACGTGAAGGTAACAaccagtaaaacaataaatttgttaaaatattaataacaataaattatttcaggtGTAAAAAGGTTGTCTAGCAACATTGAAGAGATGACAGGATATCGGCCTAACTGGTACTTCCTCGCTACCTGGGTTTTTGTCTCTCCAGCCATTTGTTTGGTAAGTTTGATACCCCTATATTACCAATAACAGTATAACATTGGAATTAGTGGATTATATCAGCACGCGATTATTGGTATGTTAATGGTGAGTTCGGGTTTGGTCCCAGAAACGTCCTCACCTAAATGCCACAGACTCCTTTCCAAGAAGAAGAGGACGAAATTCGACTGAAAATCCAACTGGAATAATGAAAATTTAAGGATAGATTTCTATGATTGTTGAATTCAACTCTGATATCGGAGTTTGTTTGTGGCACCTTTCAGGGTTGAAAAGGCACAATTCTGatataaacattaatgttttatgtgttaaagatgGCACCgttcattgaaaattaaatttagttttaacaaccgcaatttttgtattacatttaaaacatttatcaataagTATTTAATCAGGATCTTGACATACTGAAAGTCCTGTTCATGTTGAGCACacagtacttttatttataattatgtgatAAAGAAATGATGGCTACACAtaccacaattatttttataattgtttaaatcTTGAATACACAAAATGTAGGACCGATACGGTCAGGTGCTTAagacaatcgactcgtaatcttagggtcgtgggttcgaattcccgtcacaccaaatatgttcgtcctttcagtcgtggggacgttataatgtaacggtcaattccattattcgtttgtaaagagaAGCTCACGAGTTGGaggagggtgatgatgactggctgccttcctgtagtcttacaccgctaaattatggacgactagcgcatatacacctcatgtagctttgcacgaaactcaaaacaaaccaaaccagaagtgtgaatttttttattgattttttgtttgaGGTGTCATTCAATAGATGGCGATACATTTAATGAGCCTCAATCGCCACTTCTGATATTGAGAACTAGTTGTATTTCAGCACAACAGATTGcataatagtattatttatttcggCCACTGACATTGACATAAACAGCCACGCCATATCTCAGTTACGGTAAACTGTATTGACCCTCACCTATGGTGGAGTTATAAAAGTATTTAGGGATAATGGAGGACCTAGATTTGTACATTTGTTCACTGTAAGTAACGAAATGAACCTTGAACATTCAGCAAGTGAGAATACTATATGTTAATTGTGATAACAGATCATTTTTCTCACTTACTCGATAAAACTGGCATTATGTTAACTCAGTTACGTTTCTCACAGtatcaaaaacatataaataaataccttatctttagtagctaatatatatatatatatatacacacaaatgatcaattttatttcagtttcattcaGAGAACCAGAGAATGTCTTTTTCctaattctaaatacatatttccttTAGGGAATATTCCTGTTTTCAGTTTTGAGATACAAGCCTTTGGTGTATGCAGAGACTTACGTTTATCCTTGGTGGGGAGAAGTCTTAGGCTGGGGGATAGCCCTGGCTTCAATGTTATGGATTCCGTTATATGCTTTTCATTTTATGCTGGTAACACCAGGTTCTCTTAAGGACGTGAGTTGCTTTTCGtctttatcaaaagtaaaattttaaatattattgataaattatttatactgaaACTTATTATCATGTTTTCCTTCAGTACataatcatattactaacactagatcctCCTTTAGTATATGATCATATTGTAGTAGATTTTCAACACTTATATTGACTATAGAGACAGTCTCAAAGTtggcaaataaaatattactgaaatacaccagtttctttacgtataaatatcatttatgttaatatttccagatataatatttatgatgATAAATGAGGTTAATATTCAGATTAGGAAGTTATACCTCAACTATtgaattcgtttttttttttcatttcagcgGCTGATTGCTGGCATAACTCCTACACTTCGACCTTCCAAGAAATAAACAAAGGCACTTGGTGAAGATTTCGAGCTTCCCAAAACTCAAACGAATCAACTGTCAAACATTGGAAATTATACGTTGGCAATCCAGAAATACTtcacatttaaatgttaaaagtctatgtgatcatattactaacactagattcatagacttttaacatttaaatgtgaAGTATTTCTTGATTGTCAACGTATAATTGATCTAGTGACTAGATCCTTCTTTAGTACGTGATCTTATTACTAACACTTGATCTTTGTTTggtatatgataatatttttaacactaggtCTTCCGTTAATTcatgattatattactaacaccagATCTTCCTTTAGAAAATGACAATATTACTAACACCAGGTCTTCTTTCAGTACATGATTATATTACTAAATCTAGATCTTGTTTTAGTACATAATCGTATTTTAACACTTGGCTTCCTTTAGTACACCAT
Proteins encoded:
- the LOC143242162 gene encoding sodium- and chloride-dependent GABA transporter 1-like isoform X2, which encodes MKNFVNYKILILFYCEWPSNSTFQLLVVMSVMLNKITVKKPVKEESVHQKERPVYVVWRHLARKILNLLTTSKIPRPLKFCTVETFITGIVDEWPSLLRPRREVFTVVIVIILYMLGLPMVTKGGMYIFQLMDYYSASGMTLLFTVFFQTIAITWVYGVKRLSSNIEEMTGYRPNWYFLATWVFVSPAICLGIFLFSVLRYKPLVYAETYVYPWWGEVLGWGIALASMLWIPLYAFHFMLVTPGSLKDRLIAGITPTLRPSKK
- the LOC143242162 gene encoding sodium- and chloride-dependent GABA transporter 1-like isoform X1 yields the protein MAFKFNFPAPCRHVSDAEQDNCEEACEGRICPSEGKVPINRGGETVWVEVSAIPQPVYVVWRHLARKILNLLTTSKIPRPLKFCTVETFITGIVDEWPSLLRPRREVFTVVIVIILYMLGLPMVTKGGMYIFQLMDYYSASGMTLLFTVFFQTIAITWVYGVKRLSSNIEEMTGYRPNWYFLATWVFVSPAICLGIFLFSVLRYKPLVYAETYVYPWWGEVLGWGIALASMLWIPLYAFHFMLVTPGSLKDRLIAGITPTLRPSKK
- the LOC143242162 gene encoding sodium- and chloride-dependent GABA transporter 1-like isoform X3 encodes the protein MAYLKGDGTEVADVVKSGPGLAFITYSEVVSQLHNSPLWATVFFFMLLILGINSQFCTVETFITGIVDEWPSLLRPRREVFTVVIVIILYMLGLPMVTKGGMYIFQLMDYYSASGMTLLFTVFFQTIAITWVYGVKRLSSNIEEMTGYRPNWYFLATWVFVSPAICLGIFLFSVLRYKPLVYAETYVYPWWGEVLGWGIALASMLWIPLYAFHFMLVTPGSLKDRLIAGITPTLRPSKK
- the LOC143242162 gene encoding sodium- and chloride-dependent GABA transporter 1-like isoform X5 produces the protein MMISSKLIKRQPVYVVWRHLARKILNLLTTSKIPRPLKFCTVETFITGIVDEWPSLLRPRREVFTVVIVIILYMLGLPMVTKGGMYIFQLMDYYSASGMTLLFTVFFQTIAITWVYGVKRLSSNIEEMTGYRPNWYFLATWVFVSPAICLGIFLFSVLRYKPLVYAETYVYPWWGEVLGWGIALASMLWIPLYAFHFMLVTPGSLKDRLIAGITPTLRPSKK
- the LOC143242162 gene encoding sodium- and chloride-dependent GABA transporter 1-like isoform X4; translated protein: MSVMLNKITVKKPVKEESVHQKERPVYVVWRHLARKILNLLTTSKIPRPLKFCTVETFITGIVDEWPSLLRPRREVFTVVIVIILYMLGLPMVTKGGMYIFQLMDYYSASGMTLLFTVFFQTIAITWVYGVKRLSSNIEEMTGYRPNWYFLATWVFVSPAICLGIFLFSVLRYKPLVYAETYVYPWWGEVLGWGIALASMLWIPLYAFHFMLVTPGSLKDRLIAGITPTLRPSKK